Below is a window of Maylandia zebra isolate NMK-2024a linkage group LG19, Mzebra_GT3a, whole genome shotgun sequence DNA.
CTTAATGGCAGACAGAAGCATGGGCTGCCTCCCCGTTTCCCTCTCGCTCATTGCCTCGTTCCAGTCGGCCGTGGCTATCATTGGCGTACCAGCAGAGATCTACACGCACGGCACTCAGTACTGGTTCATTGGCTGCGCCTACATCCTGGGCCTCTTCATTCCAGCTCACATtttcattccagtgttttacaGACTGCGCGTCTCAAGCGCTTACCAGGTTTGCCGaagcattttcatttttcaccagtacTCATTTAAAGCAAGCTTATCTTTAGATTTCTTATGCTGCTTTGTTTCACAGTATCTTGAGCTGCGCTTCAGCAAAGCAGTACGCATATGTGGAACTTTCACCTTCATCTTTCAAATGGTGAGTGCAGCACTGCAGTGCAATAACACAGGATGTGCTGATGCAAGGTTTTTTCCCAATATTTGATATTCAAATACCACAGCTacaaatataacataactgCTGTCTTTCTCACAggagtaaaatataaataacctCCCTTGTGTAACCtattaagaattttttttaaatgtaacataACATTTTATAATAATCGGATTCTGTAGGGATGGTGCCAAAAAATAAGTTTAggcttacagttttttttttaaaaaaaattttaaatttacaactggtaaaaataaagacagaataagTGTAAATGACAGGGTTAGAGAAGGTGGACAAGTTTAATGGAGCTGGAGATGGTAGAGTTGAAGATGTTAATATTTTCACTGAGAGGGGCCAAAATTGGCAAGATTAGAAATAactacatcagagggacaggttagattgagcagtttggagacaaagttaagATAAGGCTGAGAAGGTTTGGACGTGTGCAGAGAAGCGATATATGCTGGACAAAAGATGTTGAtggtggagctgccaggcaggaagaaaggaggaagaccacagaaaaGATTATGGATGTACTGAAGGAGGACATACacagggttggtgtgacagaggaggatgttagagatagtgtgagatggaggcagatgatccactgtggcgACCTTTAAAGAGAGCAGGCAGGAGAAGAGGAAGACTGATACCCAGTAGCTATGTCATGTTGTACCAGCTCTAGTTTTATTTTAAGCAGATATAATAAAGCGGtgtaaatattcttttttttttactctcagCTATAAGGATAATAAACTTAATGTCACTTTGCACATTTAGTGGACCGCTTTAGTGCATTCAATAATATAAAGGCCTTAAAGTTCAAAGGTTTTTCTATGAAGctgacattttctttttgccCGACTGCAGGTTATCTATATGGGAGTTTGTGTGTATACTCCTGCCTTTGCACTAAATGCAGGTAAGAAGaggtcatttatttatttatttatttattttttactttctcATTGAACTTAACTAAATAATTCTTGTAGTTCAGTGGGttgctctctgtctctgtttttGCAGTCACTGGGTTTGAACTATGGGGAACAGTGCTGGCCACTGGACTCGTGTGCACATTGTACACAACACTGGTGAGTTACATCACAGGCTCAGTTTGAATCAGCCATCTACAAGGGCTTTGAATAAATTGAGAGTGATTTTATTGAGCTTAACCTGATAGGAATGACTTGCTCTTCTGTCAACACTGCCTTTGCTACTCTATAAAAATAACTTGCAAGAACTGACAAAAAACCTGCAAAAAATACCcataaatattttttagtaGGGTCTTTATTTTTGAGTAGCAGTTGAATACTTCTTGATTCACATATGTAGCCTTTTAATGCTTTCGGTGCCTTTTTGTCTCAGGGTGGTTTGAAGGCCGTCATCTGGACAGACGTCTTTCAGACTGTTGTGATGTTTGCAGGGCAGCTGGCTGTCATTGTGGTGGGAGTGCAGAAGACTGGAGGAGTGGCTGATGTTTGGAGGAAAGTCTGGGAGGGAAACCGCATCTCTGGCCTCGAGTGCGTTTGAAGTTTGCTTAATGGAAACGACTCTATATGAATATGTGAAATATGCAGGCAAGGGGCATGATATTTGATACTGAAAGCTTTCTGGGGTGTACAACACTGAGCACACATTAGTTGCATGCAGATgaagatgggggggggggggaaataaaATACACGGCATATATATCCAGATGATAGTCAAATACATCGCACACTCCAATAAAGCTGTCATTATTTTTCGTACCGGCAACCACACGAAACTTCCTTCTTTCTAACAGtctttcaaacagctgcagaattaAAGCACTCTGAAATCTaatgctttgttttgttgtagcTCGTACATTTAAAAACCACAGTGCGGTTTTTCTGGTGAGAAATTAGGTTTGCATTTGGTTATTAAAATTTACCATGCATTTGATTTCATAAGATATAGTCTTTAAAccgcatctctctctctctttctctcgccTGTGATACAGTCTAAACCCAGATCCGACAGAGAGACACACCTTCTGGACTCTTGGGGTCGGTGGGGTCTTCCTCATGCTGTCCCTGTATGGTGTGAACCAGGCTCAGGTCCAAAGATACCTCAGCTCACGCACAGAGAAAGAGGCTGTCAGGTAAGCAGTGGCTTTGATATTAAAGCAAAGATTCTTGTGAATTCATACTGATAATATGTTCTACAGTTATTCATGACACAACAGAGATGGAAGGAGACGGTAGATGAGCCTctcaatattttatttcaagctaGCTTGTATGTATTCATGTGCTTTATTAAATCCCGTGGCTGTTAGATTAGCTATATGTGTTAGCCACTCTGCTCTGCAAGTTTAAAGGAGGGTGCtccaaaaaaacatgaaaaaaacatctgcaaaaaggatgagtgaaataaaaagaaaatgacaagaAGCTGACTTCAAAGTTAGCACCTTATTATGTTCCCAACCTCCTGCAGGTCTTGCTACATGGTTTTTCCCTCCCTGCAGCTGGCTCTGGCTCTAAGTTGTGTGATGGGGCTGGTCATGTTTGCACGTTACTGTGGAGAGGACCACTCTGACAAGCTGGCCAGTTCTTCACGGGATGCAGTGAGTTGCACTGTGCTGTGTAATGTTTTTAGTgttcccatccatccatccatccatccatccatccatccatccatccatccatccatccatccatccatccatccatccatccatccaggaTGAATATTGCATAACTGTCATACTCTTCTCTGGAGTAAACAAAATCTGAAGTGAAATATGAAGGATGATCAAAAATATTCGTGCCGAATTAAACAAAGTACCCCTGAGAgcacaaaaaaacccagcattGGTATTTGCATATTTTATAGTGATACCTTTCATTACATTCGACTCATGTCTCTCTAGTGTGTTTTGGACATCAGAGATGATACAATATGTGTTTTGTTCCTGGCAAATTGTACATTTATGCAAATCGAACTGAAGGTACCAGGAAGATATGTTTATAGTTTGTTTCCCACAGATGGTGATATATTTTGTGATGGATATGCTGCACGGTCTGCCTGGGCTGCCTGGACTCTTCATTGCTTGTTTATTCAGTGCAGCCCTCAGGTACGGGACTTTCCACAGTTTCTGCAGAGACAGAATAATTTTTACTACCAATCCTCTTTCCACAGTATTTCATCCCTCAGCTTTAGGCTTGTCATGATACCTGCATTATCTACTCATCGTCACGTATGgacacattttcaataattgTCCATGACCCCAACGTTGCATGATGTTTACATGCATCTTTGTTAAAATAGGAAACATTTTAACTCACATTTCCaaaaggaaaacaggtttttcacTCTCATTAAAAgtgaagagacaaaaaaaaaaaaattttttttgctgtaatttGTGGCTGTGCTGATCTTTGTGATGCAGTTTCACTGTCAGTGGGGCACAGGTACtgctcctacacacacacagagtgaacCTGGGGGGTGTACTATGAACCAAGATTAATGGATTAGTGTGCTATGCTGAGTCTAAAGTCATACATTACAGTGTGAATAACCTGCTGCATTTGTAGGCTATTTGTCATGAAGAATACCATAAAGGTGGCCCTCTTTTCAGGTTAGATCACCATAGCAACTTCTGCTGAACAGCTAACCTGGGCTGGAACAGGTTATGTTCACAATTGGAAGTGACTCATTTTCACTATTTCTATTATTTACAGAATCTTTAAGTGTTGTATAGATTCACTGCTTAAGGAACCAGTTTTACCTGTAGAGATGTAGCTTAGTAACGCCACCAGTTTAAGCCCAGCTATAAAgttacagcagcacaaaccGTTGCTATAATTTTACAGCTGCTAGTCTCATTGCCACTGGAATTTACATTTATGAAGTTGGTGATAcagaaaatatgtaaatgtttgtgtttcatttgTAGGTCATTTTATCTACAGATGTGACTTTTAGTGACTTTTACTTTGATCTTGTGACAAACTCTCCTGGTGTCCATTTTACTGACTCAGAACTGAACACACTGCATAATTTTGATCTTTTAAATGCAAGTTTGAAAGTTTCAGAGCTCTAACGCGCAGATATCACATATTTGTGTCTATCTCTGATAGGAATTGTAGGTTTTCTCAAGCGAGTAAACATAAAGAGAACCTGACTGTTTATGTGGAGCTTGCTTTATAGCTCTGTTGTGGAGTTGAAACACTGTTCCATTCTCTTTATCTCTTGAAGATAATTAATAGGAGAATTTCCTCAAATTTGTTACCAAAGTTCACCTGGACTCAAAGATAAGACTTGCTACAGACCTATAATACAAGGTGGTAACTGCGGTTGTTTATCTTTTACATCAACTCTTATTGCTGTAATGATTTAGTAACTAGAATCCAAGCGGTGAAACATGCctttaatttgcattttaaagttacacgccctttttcccttttcttgttTAGCACCATATCGTCGGCCTTCAACTCATTAGCTACTGTAACAATGGAAGACCTCATCAAACCGCAATATCCTGCCATGACTGAGGCGAGAGCAACCCTGCTGTCCAAAGTTTTAGGTCTGCTCTCTGAAGCTTTAAATGTTGCAATTTGTGAATTAAAGCAGTGAATTGAAAATGATGCTTTGACCCTAAAGTTTATACTTGTGTCTCCTTAATAAGCTATGTCCTATGGACTGCTCTGCCTGGCCATGGCATATCTCACTCACCTCATGGGTGATTCGGTTTTACAGGTAAGCTCGCACCGGTTATAACTTTATAATCAACATACTTCTATGTTTGGACCGATTGTTTATCATATTTAACGTTAGGTGGCTTTGAAAATCTTCGGCATGGTTGGTGGTCCTATTCTTGGTCTGTTTTGTCTCGGGATGTTCTTCCCGTGGGCCAACTCCATCGTAAGTTGACTTCTAACGTAAATTCACAATaatgctgtttatttatttattaacttaTTTTGGTAATTGTTTCCAGGGAGCTCTGGTAGGTCTGTGTGCAGGACTGGTTGTGGCTTTCTGGCTCGGCATTGGAAGCATCCTCAATCGTAGCACAAGACCACTACCACTCGAATGCGGCACCAATGCGACTATTGCTATTCAGACAGCGTTCAACAATACCACTCTGAGGTACAGATCACTCCGGCTGCACACTGTGACCTCTCCTCATTGATCATCTCCTTAAGCATCTCTTTGTTCTTCAGCCAACCGTCTGGACTCAAGAGATTTTACTCCCTGTCCTACATGTGGTACAGTGGCTTTAACTGCACTACAGTCATTTTAATAGGCCTGATTATCAGCTTTCTCACAGGTAGGTGAGTTCTTATGCATATCTTTATTGTCCATAACTTTTCTTTATAAAATTTTTATTAGAAATTCTTAATTATGTTTCTTAGGCCCAACAAAGGAAGAAGATGTGATGCCAGGAACACTCTATCCCCTGTTAggaaaacttttttgttttctaccTGAACACCTGAAGAAGAAGCTCTGCTGTGTGACTCCACTGGGACAAACGGTGAGTGAAAGGATCGATTTAATAGCAAAGAACCTTGCAACATTTATATATGATGTATTTGCAGTAGAATAATAGTAAAGCATTAAGTAAAGATGGTGGTACAACCGTGTAACCCCGGTGAGACAGAGatgatgttttgaaatgtttACTAGAATTTGGAAGCGCGGGACTTTTTTCAAGAGCCTCTTTTCAGGATCATGATTTGCAGGCGGCTAAAGTGGGATTTGGCAGCTTGGGCGTAGTGGTGCAGCATGGGAAACTAAATCACTTTAAATAAATcagaataatttgttttgctctTTCTGCCCTTTTTAGCCAACCGAATTCTGCATGATATTAGTAACTGTTACACAAGCTTTATAACTAATTTCCAACACCTAAACCTTTCCAATAAGAAAGGTACAATTCAGTGAATCTAATTAGCATCGTCACTTTGAATATACATTCGTGTCAGCTACCTAGATGTAAACAGTCCAGCACTGTAAACTTTAACACATTACTCCAAACTAACCAGTTTAGCCTGTCCTAAGTTTCCTGATATTTTCATCCAGTCTTTGTATAACACAGAATTAGTGTACTTCAGTTCATTGTGCAAGAAATTGTAATTCAGCAAcacatcatttatttataaatatctgactcaaatttttttaaagttaattacaacattatatatatatacactttaAAATTCCAAGCATGTAAATTTCACTTTCTAAGCAGTGCTCGCCTTTGAAAATAATCATCCTTCCTTTCTTGTCCTGTCTTTCTTGCATCTTTTTCCATCTCTGATAGTGCCACATATTAACATTTTATTCTAACCCTGTAAAATACAGAAAGTGTCCACATACAAACTTCACATCTGCATCATGAACCCATTGCAGAGTTGAAAGCGAAAAAGGATGAGTTTGCAGTGCTTGCAGGCCATGGATgtaattattttcttattattgaGCAAATATCTATATGCCGTCACTAGAAGCAATGCCAGGCTGCAGTACATGAAAAATTAACTCATCCAGTAGTGATATGTATGAACCTGCggattagatttatttattaactgACTGCTAATCACCAGGATTAACACTGCAAATTGCAGATTGTTCAGTCGTGCAAATTTAAAAGTAATTTTTATTGAGCTGACCTGACAGGTTGATGAAGGCTATTGCAAAATGTAGGTGCTACAACCTGAAAAGCCTCTGGTTTTAAAGTAAGAATTGGAACAGTTAGACTAATCAGATAATCAGAGAGACTCTAATGAAGAATATTTCAGTCTTGTGTAAGGAATCCTCATATCAGTCAGGGCTATGTGAGAAACTCATAGTTCTTTTTAGACTAAAACTGAAAGAGGTGCATTCACCTATTTCCAAGGACTTAAAAGGATTCAGGACTGGGTGACTTCCTTCATCTTTATTATAAGTAATTTATCCTAACTGATTCGTCAAAGGTTGTATTCTTGCAGGAGTAAAAATCTGGTCTCAgagacatttttttattatgttggaGATGGTGGGAGGGATTATCTGTAAACATCTTCAGGCACCACTGAATATAATGCTGCttccccttttttttcccccaaaattaGACTAAATATTATGTATGCTTGCTTGCATTTCGTTCGTATTTACTCTGCATCATTTAGAGTCAAAATTCAGAAGTTGGCAGCAGTCAGTCATTCTAACAGTTTATGGAAATGTGTAGCACAAAATACAGCAGTAGCAGTATGTGAAGCATCCCTGGTTTGATCCCCTTTGGGGCTTTATCAGAAAGGATCTCTGGCATAAAATACCAAATTGAACATGTAAAGCTACCTTCTGTGGagaccccttgtgaataagagAGTGCCTACCAGTAGCATTTAGCATAATGTCAGCATGCTAACTAACATGGTTTTTATAATCAAAATGATCACTGTTAAATATTTGCTGCTTTTTCACAGGTATGAATATTTGATAAAATCAGTTTccttatgtgtgtttttatctttttaaattaaaaaaatatctacaTATAGCTTGCAGCACCGCAGAGGCAACCTTCACAACACAAAGAAGGTAATGGACTGGCATTCCCACAAGAAGATAGATCATCACtggaagagagggaaaatttTCTTCCCGAGACTTTCGTAGAGTATGAAACCGCAGTGTGACGTCGACGTCTGTCACAAGAGGCTCTATTCAGCTCCCTCTAAAAATTTACATGTAGAAGTTGTGAATATCGTCCACATTAGATTGATGCCTGCAGCATTCAAAGCTACAAATTTTTCAACATTTAACATcagaattttttgtttgtttgcttttctatTTATGTCAAAAGACTCAGCTGAACCTGTCAGTGTCTGAGTCAGTTATGTCTTACTTACATACTCTACTCTACTCAGCTTTATGTGAATGCAGCTGACAAATTGACCTTGTACTAGGCCCTGAGGCAGCTCCTCGGTTAAACATCCGTTTTAGCTTTTCTTCCATTAAGCAGGTTTATTCGGATTGAGGGCCCCTCGCAAACAGCAGAGCCAAAGCTGAGTCCCTGAGATGATTATCTTAGGAATATCCACTCTCACCTTGACATAAATGAGCAAAGACTATAGAGGCAACTTTCACACCTAAACTTTGCACATATGCCAACCTCATTATATTTTGGCCATGTTAAATTTGAGCATCTCCTATTGAAACAGTATAAAAAACTGCAGCAAGTAGGGTGAAGAATAACAGACTCACTTCAGATTGTTAGCTGCTTTCTGGAAGGTTTTTCCTGAGTACATGTTAAAAAGCTGAACTATGCTGATATATGTCAAAATTGATACGTTGGGAGCTTGACATAAGAGGAAAAGAAGTAAACATATTTTATGGTGATATTTTCTTTGTACTTGATGACTGTTTAGCATTACTGTGGCTGTTTTAAAAATGG
It encodes the following:
- the slc5a6b gene encoding solute carrier family 5 member 6 produces the protein MDPSDQKFFTVIDYVIFAVLLAASMGIGLYYALSGGRQRTTQEFLMADRSMGCLPVSLSLIASFQSAVAIIGVPAEIYTHGTQYWFIGCAYILGLFIPAHIFIPVFYRLRVSSAYQYLELRFSKAVRICGTFTFIFQMVIYMGVCVYTPAFALNAVTGFELWGTVLATGLVCTLYTTLGGLKAVIWTDVFQTVVMFAGQLAVIVVGVQKTGGVADVWRKVWEGNRISGLDLNPDPTERHTFWTLGVGGVFLMLSLYGVNQAQVQRYLSSRTEKEAVRSCYMVFPSLQLALALSCVMGLVMFARYCGEDHSDKLASSSRDAMVIYFVMDMLHGLPGLPGLFIACLFSAALSTISSAFNSLATVTMEDLIKPQYPAMTEARATLLSKVLAMSYGLLCLAMAYLTHLMGDSVLQVALKIFGMVGGPILGLFCLGMFFPWANSIGALVGLCAGLVVAFWLGIGSILNRSTRPLPLECGTNATIAIQTAFNNTTLSQPSGLKRFYSLSYMWYSGFNCTTVILIGLIISFLTGPTKEEDVMPGTLYPLLGKLFCFLPEHLKKKLCCVTPLGQTLAAPQRQPSQHKEGNGLAFPQEDRSSLEERENFLPETFVEYETAV